A genomic region of Xiphophorus couchianus chromosome 18, X_couchianus-1.0, whole genome shotgun sequence contains the following coding sequences:
- the LOC114133235 gene encoding protein jagged-1b isoform X3, producing MESTRAHRRTPMDPGSGGVKLLRTRLHLLRAVILLAVLTLQPRKSFSLVLEALDHDNDTTEPGQLIERVLLSSMLNPGEQWQTYRHHGRILGLEYRLRFRCDSNYYGPYCNKFCRARDDFFGHFSCDPSGSKVCMEGWTGPECKEAMCRQGCHQTHGSCTVPGECKCHYGWTGSLCDQCVTFPGCVYGSCAEPWQCVCDVNWGGLLCDKDLNYCGTHQPCLNGGTCTNTEPNEYQCECQEGFRGRSCDIVEHACLSSPCANGATCVEDPNGFSCVCSEGWTGNTCADAVRQCDRNPCGRGATCQEAPGSFRCLCPPGWTGRTCQLDANECETSTCVHARSCRNLIGSYLCDCLPGWTGPNCDIRNSSCQDLCLNGGHCEDLVSGSTCVCPTGFTGKYCQNGLGPCDSNPCLHGGQCVATEGEMATCDCPLGYSGNSCEIAFDPCNPNPCQQGVQCHSSEGRFMCACPDGYHGNECVSLRNPCVEQDCQGAMSDTTHGGLSLYMILVGILALVTICGCVVCTVVFSYLHRKRKKQQSVPQEEGINNQREFVNLIRNVDRPPGPSQPPAAATNTAPHLHPHPHPPAPAPVSRCCEEIELTLPPSPAPSHPSPALKPAHAPKLDISNREREKLNRFHCTDNQELEV from the exons AAATCTTTTTCTCTGGTGTTGGAGGCTCTGGACCACGACAACGACACGACGGAACCAG GTCAGCTGATTGAGCGCgtcctcctctcctccatgCTGAACCCGGGTGAACAGTGGCAGACGTACCGCCACCACGGACGGATCCTCGGCTTGGAGTATCGGCTCCGCTTCCGCTGCGACTCCAATTACTACGGGCCGTACTGCAACAAGTTCTGCCGGGCCAGAGACGACTTCTTCGGCCACTTCAGCTGCGACCCGAGTGGCTCCAAGGTCTGCATGGAGGGCTGGACAGGACCGGAGTGCAAAGAGG ccatGTGCAGGCAGGGATGCCATCAGACTCATGGTTCTTGCACTGTCCCTGGAGAATGCAA GTGTCACTACGGCTGGACGGGTTCTCTGTGTGATCAGTGTGTGACGTTTCCCGGCTGTGTGTACGGGAGCTGCGCCGAGCCctggcagtgtgtgtgtgacgtcAACTGGGGAGGTCTGCTGTGTGACAAAG ATCTTAACTACTGTGGGACACACCAGCCCTGTCTAAACGGCGGGACCTGCACCAACACAGAGCCAAACGAGTATCAGTGCGAGTGCCAGGAGGGTTTCAGAGGACGCAGCTGTGACATCG TGGAGCACGCCTGCCTGTCGTCGCCATGTGCGAACGGCGCCACCTGTGTCGAAGACCCCAACGGCTTCAGCTGCGTCTGCTCCGAAGGCTGGACCGGAAACACCTGTGCAGACG CGGTGCGGCAATGTGATCGTAACCCCTGCGGACGTGGAGCAACTTGTCAGGAGGCTCCTGGGAGTTTCCGGTGTCTCTGTCCACCAGGATGGACCGGCAGGACATGCCAGCTGG ATGCCAATGAATGTGAAACGAGTACGTGCGTCCACGCCCGCTCTTGTCGCAACCTGATCGGCAGCTACCTGTGCGACTGCCTGCCTGGATGGACGGGGCCGAACTGCGACATCC GGAACAGCAGCTGTCAGGATTTGTGTTTGAATGGTGGCCATTGTGAG GACCTGGTGTCAGGATCCACATGTGTGTGTCCCACTGGTTTCACTGGAAAATATTGCCAAAATGGTTTGGGTCCCTGTGACAGCAACCCGTGTCTGCACGGAGGACAGTGCGTGGCGACGGAGGGAGAGATGGCCACCTGCGACTGCCCTCTGGGATATTCGGGGAACTCCTGCGAG ATAGCATTTGATCCTTGCAATCCTAACCCCTGCCAGCAGGGGGTGCAGTGTCACAGCTCGGAGGGAAGATTCATGTGCGCTTGTCCGGACGGTTATCATGGCAACGAGTGTGTGAGCCTCAGAAATCCTTGTGTTGAACAGGATTGTCAAG GCGCCATGTCCGACACGACCCACGGCGGCCTCAGCCTCTACATGATCCTGGTGGGAATCCTGGCTCTGGTGACCATCTGTGGCTGCGTGGTCTGCACCGTCGTCTTCTCCTACCTCCATCGGAAGAGGAAAAAGCAGCAGTCCGTCCCGCAGGAGGAAGGCATCAACAACCAGAGGGAGTTTGTCAACCTGATCAGAAACGTGGACCGCCCGCCTGGACCCTCGCAGCCCCCTGCCGCCGCCACCAACACAGCGCCTCACCTTCACCCTCACCCTCACCCTCCAGCCCCAGCCCCAGTGTCACGTTGCTGCGAGGAGATTGAACTCACCCTGCCACCCTCCCCGGCTCCTTCGCACCCGTCCCCGGCTCTAAAGCCGGCCCACGCCCCCAAGCTGGACATTTCAAACCGAGAACGAGAGAAGCTGAATCGTTTCCACTGCACAGACAATCAGGAGCTGGAGGTTTGA